Proteins encoded together in one Aminivibrio sp. window:
- a CDS encoding FadR/GntR family transcriptional regulator yields the protein MNETRKDLIRRLTDLVSQGDVVSEGKLPSERELAALLGTSRPLLREGLIALEALGLLEIRDRQGIFLAEGNPDEIRRVLGRAQVWPMEALSQVMEVRQLLDPGAAALAALRRKERDLEKMDECISMLEKIHKEQDPHEAPLGAYWNTVLHATIFKATGNTLLFRLYESLLEMSEKGISAMRMEVLDSAAPDRTEKILEQHRDLVSAIRDQDLLRAREAARLHLKFTIDTLVELSRVTPLSNFFAQRMDSVLK from the coding sequence ATGAACGAAACGCGAAAGGACCTTATCAGGCGCTTGACGGACCTCGTGTCACAGGGCGACGTGGTCTCGGAGGGCAAACTGCCTTCGGAACGGGAGCTCGCCGCGCTGCTCGGTACCAGCAGGCCCCTTCTGAGAGAAGGGCTTATCGCCCTCGAAGCCCTCGGCCTGCTGGAGATCAGGGACAGGCAGGGAATCTTCCTCGCCGAGGGAAACCCGGACGAGATCAGGAGAGTTCTCGGCCGGGCCCAGGTGTGGCCCATGGAAGCGCTCTCCCAGGTCATGGAGGTGCGGCAGCTCCTGGACCCCGGCGCCGCCGCGCTGGCAGCCCTGCGGCGGAAGGAGCGGGACCTGGAGAAAATGGACGAATGCATCTCCATGCTCGAAAAAATCCACAAAGAGCAGGATCCTCACGAGGCCCCTCTCGGAGCCTACTGGAACACAGTCCTCCACGCCACCATCTTCAAGGCAACGGGGAACACCCTCCTTTTCAGGCTCTACGAATCTCTCCTCGAGATGTCCGAAAAGGGAATTTCCGCCATGAGGATGGAAGTCCTCGATTCGGCGGCCCCGGATAGAACGGAGAAAATTCTCGAGCAGCACAGAGATCTCGTGTCGGCCATCCGGGATCAAGACCTCCTCCGTGCCCGGGAGGCCGCCAGGCTCCACCTGAAGTTCACCATCGACACTCTCGTGGAACTGAGCAGGGTCACACCGCTTTCCAACTTTTTCGCCCAGAGAATGGATTCTGTCCTGAAGTAA
- a CDS encoding methyl-accepting chemotaxis protein, which translates to MKIGTKLTAGFAAVLVIFSAAGWFAWRNMDNVISEVGTLEQRYVPGIELSNEIENIVQSLMLHIRTYVLADSYRDLQAALGDFEALDGILKKAWEHASAHPGLERLAEGVKKSGEQVAEYRRLLEESQKMIASMAAQRRKAAESGESMRKIAYDLLYDEKDAMEKDLNDPVSRGNAPARLENIALLDTLVEAVHRAEYVTLTAIANKKTEMIGQAKKELKDVRDILSEVRKTAFEEKLIRNLEKATKDAEEYEQALDDFSMAWANLENLGQERTAAGEAVLAAAGDVMKFSVDRTLEISGVVTDQARSVSNMLLLSVFIAVLVGMVVAVIITRMITRPLGRAVSLAERAGNGDLTVARDDFQYDSADEIGALADALARMTTSQAEAVREIVAAAEEVARGAETLAALSQETNASVEEVRGSLEQVASISESNSAALEESNAGVEEMAAGAQAAAKASSDCAAAANQTAAMAKEAVERVEEVIREVRAVGGKSGTNMEKIRALADSVEEISGFVTVITSIADQTNLLALNAAIEAARAGEAGRGFAVVADEVRKLAEDSSKAAREVAALITTLHGNARESMDVTEETGRVMQSTVAEAADAQGRLSGVLGEIAGIEEAIAHIAGLSRSQASASEEMAGAIDQLSNATIDVVQRVDAIRGASAETASASEGVAREASVMADRAERMRKLLSRFILSKEGEPEKGPEGEAAGLVPTE; encoded by the coding sequence ATGAAAATAGGAACAAAGCTCACTGCCGGATTCGCAGCTGTGCTCGTCATTTTTTCCGCGGCCGGGTGGTTTGCCTGGCGCAATATGGACAACGTGATATCCGAGGTGGGCACTCTCGAACAGCGGTACGTCCCCGGAATCGAACTTTCCAATGAAATTGAGAACATTGTTCAGAGCCTCATGCTCCACATCCGCACCTACGTCCTGGCGGACAGCTATCGGGACCTCCAGGCAGCCCTCGGGGATTTCGAGGCCCTTGACGGGATTCTGAAGAAAGCCTGGGAGCATGCCTCAGCCCATCCCGGCCTTGAACGTCTTGCCGAAGGCGTGAAGAAATCCGGCGAGCAGGTTGCCGAATACCGGAGACTGCTTGAGGAATCTCAGAAGATGATCGCCTCTATGGCCGCCCAGAGAAGGAAGGCAGCCGAGTCGGGAGAATCCATGCGAAAGATTGCCTACGACCTGCTGTATGATGAAAAGGACGCCATGGAAAAAGATCTGAACGACCCCGTCTCCCGGGGCAACGCGCCCGCCAGGCTTGAGAACATTGCCCTTCTCGACACGCTGGTGGAGGCCGTCCACAGGGCGGAATACGTGACCCTTACTGCCATAGCGAACAAAAAAACGGAGATGATCGGCCAGGCGAAAAAGGAACTCAAGGACGTTCGCGACATTCTGTCCGAAGTCAGGAAGACCGCCTTTGAGGAAAAACTGATCAGGAACCTCGAAAAAGCGACGAAAGACGCGGAAGAGTACGAGCAGGCCCTCGACGACTTTTCAATGGCCTGGGCAAACCTCGAGAACCTGGGCCAAGAACGCACCGCCGCTGGGGAAGCTGTCCTTGCGGCGGCGGGAGACGTGATGAAGTTCAGCGTCGACAGAACGCTTGAAATATCGGGAGTGGTGACCGACCAGGCCCGGAGCGTCTCGAACATGCTCCTCCTTTCCGTTTTTATCGCCGTTCTTGTCGGAATGGTGGTGGCGGTGATCATCACCCGCATGATCACCCGTCCTCTCGGCAGGGCCGTGAGCCTGGCCGAGCGGGCGGGGAACGGCGACCTGACCGTGGCGAGGGATGATTTTCAGTATGATTCGGCTGACGAGATAGGCGCGCTGGCCGACGCGCTGGCCAGGATGACGACGAGCCAGGCTGAAGCCGTGAGGGAGATCGTGGCTGCGGCAGAAGAGGTGGCCAGGGGAGCGGAAACCCTCGCAGCCCTTTCACAGGAGACCAACGCCTCGGTGGAGGAAGTGAGGGGTTCCCTCGAGCAGGTGGCCTCCATCTCCGAGAGCAACTCCGCCGCCCTCGAGGAGTCGAATGCCGGTGTGGAGGAAATGGCTGCGGGCGCCCAGGCGGCGGCCAAGGCTTCGTCCGACTGCGCGGCTGCGGCGAACCAGACGGCGGCCATGGCGAAGGAAGCGGTTGAAAGAGTGGAGGAAGTCATCCGGGAAGTGCGCGCCGTCGGGGGGAAGTCCGGAACGAACATGGAGAAGATCCGGGCCCTCGCAGATTCCGTAGAGGAAATCTCCGGTTTTGTCACGGTAATCACCTCCATCGCCGACCAGACGAACCTCCTGGCGCTGAACGCCGCCATAGAGGCAGCCCGGGCCGGGGAAGCGGGCCGCGGATTCGCCGTGGTGGCCGACGAGGTGCGGAAGCTCGCCGAAGACTCCAGCAAGGCGGCCCGGGAAGTGGCGGCCCTCATCACCACCCTCCACGGAAATGCCCGGGAATCCATGGATGTGACCGAAGAGACCGGCAGGGTGATGCAGTCCACCGTGGCCGAAGCGGCGGACGCCCAGGGCAGGCTGTCCGGCGTGCTTGGCGAAATCGCCGGGATCGAGGAAGCAATCGCCCACATCGCAGGGCTTTCAAGGTCCCAGGCTTCCGCAAGCGAGGAAATGGCCGGGGCTATCGACCAGCTCTCCAATGCCACCATCGACGTAGTCCAGAGGGTGGATGCCATCCGGGGAGCCTCGGCGGAGACGGCATCGGCGTCGGAGGGGGTGGCCAGGGAAGCGTCGGTCATGGCGGACAGGGCCGAGCGCATGCGGAAGCTCCTGTCCCGGTTCATCCTGTCGAAAGAAGGGGAGCCGGAAAAGGGGCCGGAAGGGGAAGCTGCGGGGCTCGTCCCGACCGAGTAA